From one Rubrobacter xylanophilus genomic stretch:
- a CDS encoding GH92 family glycosyl hydrolase, whose translation MGIRTASCAALLCTILAVLAPAGGVFAREAGEEGFGEPASYVNPFIGTQRDGNTFPGPVVPFGMVQLSPDTGHYAGYSYDDPQIRGFSHTHLSGVGCATHGDVPFMPTTGEVRETAPGEYGSGFDHASERAEPGYYAVTLDRYGVRAELTATERTGWHRYAFPEGRGGNVLINVGESLSAEFDAGVWISGDDTVEGFVTSGNFCASDNRYTVYFSARFDRPFERFGTWNGGTITGGSRRAEGPDAGAYVSFEGRGSREVVARVGISYVSVEGARRNLEAEASGRSFDEVRERAWEAWNRELSRVEISGAGPDQRAVFYTALYHALLHPNIFSDADGRYMGWDGRVHRTGDGAQYANFSLWDTYRPQHQLLALLVPERAKDMLGSLLDIEREAGWLPKWALNNAETNVMTGDPVTPVLVDGHLKGLLEGREREAYRTLYKNATRRPPEDSRFAGRAGARDYARLGYVPYDPSRPGKPGDNDYHHGASATLEYALSDCAMALMARDLGYREDYGFFLERAQSYRNLWDRSTGFFRPRLPDGSFLAPYDPKGNQGFHEGTAHQYHWLVPQNFPDLIRLSGGREETSRRLDYFFAYQELLRDPEGTARNVWVSGPYDYYGADRYNPNNEPDLHSPYTYLWTGEPHKTADVVRAQRTLFTNGPDGMTGNDDLGTMSAWYIFSSIGLYPVMGGADYYALTSPAYERVEIHLHPGFYDAPSLVIEAPGASQENRYVRGVRLNGKPHRSSWIQHERIREGARLGFELGPSPAGWATRPSEAPPAACGAKKPTTRSLYLNASPSETTLPQGGQTRLEVFPTVTATAEGRVEGRIDISAPEGWRVEPGRLRFSLHSGGTPVQKEYPFLITIPEGIPAGEYEVGLSARAGPLSDTSSLTVRVVEARCAAEDRGFCAADLRHSLNSDGVSTDANPGDGDFDGLGFSYPAEELPVPGPFESGGVLYWFTETSDGAPNNIEARGQTVPLVPERYAAAHILGAAHHGAVETAATVTYADGSTERLQLSLSDWAQETPQFGEEVAVRTTHRHQEGAGDVGPPVAIFAFSLELDPSREVRFLTLPAEVRLHLFAITLRRSD comes from the coding sequence ATGGGGATAAGGACGGCGAGCTGCGCCGCTCTACTCTGCACGATACTTGCGGTGCTGGCCCCGGCCGGCGGGGTCTTTGCGCGGGAGGCGGGGGAGGAGGGTTTTGGTGAGCCCGCCTCGTACGTAAACCCGTTTATCGGGACGCAGCGGGACGGCAACACCTTTCCGGGGCCGGTGGTGCCCTTCGGGATGGTGCAGCTGAGCCCCGACACCGGGCACTACGCGGGCTACTCCTACGACGACCCGCAGATACGCGGCTTCAGCCACACCCACCTCTCGGGTGTCGGGTGCGCCACCCACGGCGACGTCCCCTTCATGCCCACCACCGGCGAGGTGCGGGAGACGGCCCCCGGGGAGTATGGCTCGGGGTTCGACCACGCCTCCGAGCGGGCGGAGCCCGGGTACTACGCCGTCACCCTCGACCGCTACGGCGTCCGGGCCGAGCTGACGGCCACGGAGCGCACGGGCTGGCACCGCTACGCCTTTCCGGAGGGCCGGGGGGGCAACGTCCTGATCAACGTGGGCGAGAGCCTCAGTGCGGAGTTCGACGCTGGGGTCTGGATCTCGGGCGACGACACCGTTGAGGGCTTCGTCACCAGCGGGAACTTTTGCGCCTCGGACAACCGCTACACCGTCTACTTCTCCGCCAGGTTCGACCGGCCCTTCGAGCGGTTCGGCACCTGGAACGGAGGGACGATAACCGGAGGGAGCCGCCGGGCAGAGGGCCCCGACGCTGGGGCCTACGTAAGCTTCGAGGGGCGGGGTTCCCGGGAGGTGGTCGCCAGGGTCGGCATCTCCTACGTCTCCGTCGAGGGGGCGCGTAGAAACCTGGAGGCGGAGGCCTCCGGTCGCAGCTTCGACGAGGTGAGGGAGAGGGCCTGGGAGGCGTGGAACCGCGAGCTCTCCAGGGTGGAGATCTCCGGCGCAGGCCCCGACCAGCGGGCCGTCTTCTACACCGCGCTCTACCACGCTCTGCTGCACCCCAACATCTTCTCCGACGCCGACGGCCGCTACATGGGCTGGGACGGCCGGGTGCACAGGACCGGCGACGGCGCGCAGTATGCCAACTTCTCCCTATGGGACACCTACCGACCGCAACACCAGCTCCTCGCCCTGCTCGTCCCGGAGAGGGCAAAAGACATGCTGGGGTCGCTGCTAGACATCGAGCGGGAGGCGGGCTGGCTCCCCAAGTGGGCGCTCAACAACGCGGAGACCAACGTCATGACCGGGGACCCCGTGACTCCGGTGCTCGTAGACGGGCACCTGAAAGGGCTGCTCGAGGGCAGGGAACGCGAAGCCTACCGCACCCTCTACAAGAACGCCACCCGGCGGCCGCCCGAGGACAGCCGGTTCGCGGGGCGGGCCGGGGCCAGGGACTACGCGCGGCTCGGTTACGTGCCCTACGACCCTTCCCGTCCCGGAAAGCCCGGGGACAACGACTACCACCACGGGGCCTCGGCCACGCTGGAGTACGCGCTCTCGGACTGCGCGATGGCGCTCATGGCCAGGGACCTCGGCTACCGGGAGGATTACGGGTTCTTCCTCGAGCGGGCGCAGAGCTACCGCAACCTCTGGGACAGGAGCACCGGCTTCTTCCGACCCAGGCTCCCCGACGGCTCCTTCCTGGCCCCCTACGACCCCAAGGGCAACCAGGGCTTCCACGAGGGCACGGCGCACCAGTACCACTGGCTCGTCCCGCAGAACTTTCCGGACCTGATCCGGCTCTCCGGAGGGCGGGAGGAGACGAGCCGCCGGCTGGACTACTTCTTCGCCTACCAGGAGCTGCTCAGGGATCCCGAGGGCACCGCCCGCAACGTGTGGGTCAGCGGCCCCTACGACTACTACGGCGCCGACCGCTACAACCCGAACAACGAGCCCGACCTGCACTCCCCCTACACCTACCTGTGGACCGGCGAGCCGCACAAGACCGCCGACGTCGTGCGCGCCCAGCGCACCCTGTTCACCAACGGCCCCGACGGCATGACGGGCAACGACGACCTCGGAACCATGAGCGCGTGGTACATCTTCTCCTCCATCGGGCTCTACCCGGTGATGGGCGGGGCCGACTACTACGCGCTCACCAGCCCGGCCTACGAGCGGGTGGAGATACACCTCCATCCCGGGTTCTACGACGCCCCCTCGCTCGTGATAGAAGCTCCCGGCGCCTCCCAGGAAAACCGCTACGTCCGGGGTGTCAGGCTCAACGGAAAGCCCCACCGGAGCTCCTGGATCCAGCACGAGCGGATCCGGGAGGGCGCCAGGCTCGGCTTCGAGCTCGGCCCCTCGCCCGCCGGCTGGGCGACCCGGCCCTCCGAGGCCCCGCCGGCGGCCTGCGGCGCAAAGAAGCCCACAACCAGGAGCCTCTACCTCAACGCCTCCCCCTCCGAGACCACCCTCCCGCAGGGCGGGCAGACGCGCCTCGAGGTCTTCCCGACCGTCACCGCGACCGCCGAGGGGAGGGTGGAGGGCAGGATCGACATAAGCGCTCCGGAGGGGTGGCGGGTGGAGCCCGGCCGCCTGCGGTTCTCCCTGCACAGCGGCGGAACCCCGGTCCAGAAGGAGTACCCGTTCCTCATAACCATCCCCGAAGGGATCCCGGCCGGAGAGTACGAGGTCGGTCTCTCCGCCCGGGCCGGTCCCCTGAGCGACACCTCCTCCCTCACCGTCAGGGTGGTCGAGGCCCGGTGCGCCGCGGAGGACCGGGGCTTCTGCGCCGCCGATCTCCGGCACAGCCTCAACAGCGACGGTGTCTCCACCGACGCCAACCCGGGCGACGGCGACTTCGACGGCCTCGGCTTCAGCTACCCGGCGGAGGAGCTTCCGGTCCCCGGCCCGTTCGAGTCCGGCGGCGTGCTCTACTGGTTCACCGAGACCTCCGACGGCGCCCCGAACAACATCGAGGCGCGGGGACAGACCGTGCCGCTCGTCCCCGAGCGCTACGCGGCGGCGCACATCCTGGGAGCGGCGCACCACGGCGCCGTGGAGACGGCGGCCACCGTAACCTACGCCGACGGCTCGACCGAGAGGCTGCAGCTCAGCCTCTCGGATTGGGCGCAGGAGACCCCGCAGTTCGGGGAGGAGGTGGCCGTCAGGACGACCCACCGCCACCAAGAGGGCGCGGGGGACGTGGGGCCGCCGGTAGCCATCTTCGCGTTCAGCCTGGAGCTGGACCCCTCCAGGGAGGTCCGGTTCTTGACCCTGCCGGCAGAGGTCCGGCTCCACCTCTTCGCCATCACCCTGAGGAGAAGTGACTGA
- a CDS encoding carbohydrate kinase family protein, whose amino-acid sequence MTERAVIAGHLCLDLIPRLPSGPDGFRFRPGALVPAGRATVSTGGCVPNTGLALHRLGADVNLLGKVGDDPFGELVRGALAREGEHLARDLLRSPGAHTSYSIVLSPPREDRMILHYPGANDDFGPEDVPDAALRRAALFHFGYPPVMRRMYEDGGASLASLMSRARAAGLLTSLDMAYPDPVSPAGRADWPRILARALPHVDVFLPSLEETLLMLRSEAPSGRARPQDIRSLAERLLSLGPAVVGLKMGERGIYLSTAAEKRLAQAGPPLSRSPGAWAGRELWSGAFETKTTGTTGAGDAAVAGFLFGLLNEMPPEKALTAACAAGACSVEAPDATSGIRRWEEVELRIERGWRRRRPPVDASWREAAWPGLWAGPEDRCA is encoded by the coding sequence GTGACTGAGCGAGCGGTCATCGCGGGGCACCTCTGCCTCGACCTGATACCCCGGCTCCCCTCCGGGCCGGACGGCTTCCGCTTCCGGCCGGGGGCCCTGGTGCCCGCGGGGAGGGCCACCGTCTCCACCGGCGGCTGCGTCCCCAACACCGGGTTGGCGCTCCACAGGCTCGGGGCGGACGTCAACCTCCTGGGCAAGGTCGGGGACGACCCCTTCGGGGAGCTGGTCCGCGGGGCGCTCGCGCGGGAGGGGGAGCATCTCGCCCGAGACCTCCTGAGGTCCCCCGGCGCGCACACCTCCTACAGCATCGTGCTGAGCCCGCCGAGGGAGGACCGTATGATCCTGCACTACCCGGGCGCGAACGACGACTTCGGTCCGGAGGACGTCCCCGACGCGGCCCTCCGGAGGGCGGCGCTCTTCCACTTCGGCTACCCCCCGGTGATGCGCCGGATGTACGAGGACGGCGGCGCGAGCCTGGCCTCGCTGATGAGCAGGGCGAGAGCGGCAGGACTTCTCACCTCGCTGGACATGGCCTACCCGGATCCCGTCTCCCCCGCTGGGCGGGCGGACTGGCCACGCATTCTGGCAAGGGCCCTCCCCCACGTCGACGTCTTCCTCCCCAGCCTGGAGGAGACGCTGCTGATGCTCCGGAGCGAGGCGCCCTCCGGGCGGGCCCGCCCGCAGGACATCCGCTCCCTGGCGGAGAGGCTCCTCTCCCTGGGCCCGGCCGTCGTGGGGCTGAAGATGGGGGAACGCGGCATCTACCTGAGCACCGCCGCGGAGAAGCGGCTGGCCCAGGCGGGCCCACCGCTCTCGCGCAGCCCCGGCGCCTGGGCCGGGCGCGAGCTCTGGTCCGGCGCCTTCGAGACCAAGACCACCGGCACCACGGGGGCCGGGGACGCCGCCGTCGCCGGCTTCCTCTTCGGGCTGCTCAACGAGATGCCACCAGAGAAAGCCCTGACGGCCGCCTGCGCGGCGGGGGCCTGCAGCGTGGAGGCCCCAGACGCCACCAGCGGGATAAGGAGGTGGGAGGAAGTAGAGCTCAGGATAGAGAGGGGCTGGCGAAGGCGCCGGCCCCCGGTGGACGCGTCGTGGCGGGAGGCGGCCTGGCCGGGCCTCTGGGCCGGGCCCGAGGACCGCTGCGCCTGA
- a CDS encoding GH92 family glycosyl hydrolase: MLRLAGLGVVLVLLVGLSGGLTAAGARSQSVGGEAAFYSSFEVSEPQPDWENAAETGPGGEPRASGVIGPEPECIPGNIREKVAEIRVSGENTGGGEVKENLLDCSAQTKWLVFESTGWVELELSEPVAVVRYALTSANDFPGRDPRDWTLSGSQDGQSWTVLDRQTGQDFAERFQTREYDLQNSAAYRYYRLEITANHGDGLLQLAELQLSDGSPAPPRLSHMASEVGGGPRGGYNAKSGAGFTGLRALRYGGAHTAEGRGYSYNKVFDVNIRVTPQTELSYRIYPDFIQGDLGYPSTYAAVDLAFTDGTYLSELGARDQHGALLSPRGQGGSKTLYTNQWNHKSSRIGEVASGKVIDRILVAYDNPDGPASFGGWIDDIRIETSPSKPERSRPSDWVLTTRGTNSSGSFSRGNTIPATAVPHGFNFWVPVTNAGSLSWLYEYHKDNNEENLPELEAFAVSHEPSPWMGDRQTFQFMPSAAEGEPPVGRRERALAFRHENEVAKPHYYGVRFENGIRAEIAPTDHAAVLRFSFPGENASLVFDNVDDRAAFTVDRDAGVVIGWSDVRSGLSNGAIRMFFYAEFDDPITASGSSARQTAWARFEAGSDRSVTMRAATSLISVEQARKNLRLEISPGDTLEEVRERAQRLWDEKLGVIEVKGATEDQLTTLYSGLYRLFLYPNSAFENVGTREDPVYKHAVQSSAATQIPPGTTPTHTGAPVVEGKVYVNNGFWDTYRTVWAAYSLLSPQTAGELVDGFVQQYRDGGWVSRWSSPGYANLMTGTSSDVAFADAYVKGVPGIDAEDTYAAALKNATVAPPGPDLYNTNVGRKGLIESTFLGYTPSRVSEGVSWALEGYINDFGIANMARKMSREPGLTATERRRLREEAEYFLGRAQNYVNMFDPAIGFFQGRASDGAWKSPPEEYDPRVWGHNHDYTETNGWNFAFHVPHDGQGLANLYGGREALAAKLDEFFSTPETAGFPGSYGGIIHEMLEARDVRMGQWGASNQVSHHIPWMYDYAGQPWKTQRIVREALSRLFVGSEIGQGYPGDEDNGEMSAWYIFAALGFYPLQMGSEYYVIGSPLFEETTVHLQNGEEIVVRAPDNSRRNVYVQGLKVDGRRYEKTYISHEQLADGAVLEFDMGPRPSRWGTGKNAAPPSITEGRDIPQPPRDATGEDRGMPTAGGGADAETLFDDTSTTQTSFSGEGRWLQYRFDGDRKLRVGFYTLTSGEADDAPRGWVVKGSNDGRRWVVLDERWGEEFRWSLQTRPFKLERPGNFRLYRIEFAQEGSGAPVALAEVELLTGGEPPPR, encoded by the coding sequence ATGTTGAGGTTGGCCGGGCTCGGGGTTGTGCTGGTTCTGCTCGTGGGGCTCTCCGGCGGGCTGACCGCGGCGGGCGCCCGATCCCAGAGCGTGGGAGGTGAGGCGGCGTTCTACTCCTCCTTCGAGGTTTCCGAACCGCAGCCCGACTGGGAAAACGCGGCAGAGACTGGCCCGGGCGGAGAGCCCCGGGCCTCGGGCGTGATCGGCCCCGAGCCGGAGTGCATCCCGGGCAACATACGGGAGAAGGTCGCAGAGATCCGGGTGAGCGGCGAGAACACCGGCGGGGGCGAGGTCAAGGAGAACCTCCTCGACTGCTCGGCGCAGACCAAGTGGCTGGTCTTCGAGAGCACCGGCTGGGTGGAGCTCGAGCTCTCCGAGCCGGTGGCCGTCGTGCGCTACGCACTGACCTCGGCCAACGACTTCCCGGGCCGCGACCCGAGGGACTGGACCCTCTCCGGCTCCCAGGACGGCCAGAGCTGGACGGTCCTCGACCGGCAGACGGGCCAGGACTTTGCGGAGCGGTTCCAGACCAGAGAGTACGACCTGCAGAACAGCGCCGCCTACCGCTACTACCGGCTTGAGATCACGGCCAACCACGGCGACGGCCTGCTGCAGCTCGCTGAGCTGCAGCTCTCCGACGGCAGCCCGGCCCCTCCGCGCCTCTCCCACATGGCAAGCGAGGTGGGCGGCGGGCCGCGCGGCGGCTACAACGCCAAGTCCGGCGCGGGCTTCACCGGGCTCAGGGCGCTCCGCTACGGCGGCGCGCACACCGCTGAGGGCCGGGGGTACTCGTACAACAAGGTCTTCGACGTCAACATAAGGGTCACGCCGCAGACCGAGCTCTCCTACAGGATCTACCCGGACTTCATCCAGGGCGACCTCGGCTACCCCAGCACCTACGCCGCGGTAGACCTCGCCTTCACCGACGGGACCTACCTCAGCGAGCTCGGCGCCCGGGACCAGCACGGCGCCCTCCTCAGCCCCCGGGGGCAGGGGGGGTCCAAGACCCTCTACACCAACCAGTGGAACCACAAGTCTTCCAGGATCGGTGAGGTGGCCTCGGGCAAGGTCATCGACCGGATCCTCGTCGCCTACGACAACCCGGACGGCCCGGCGAGCTTCGGCGGCTGGATCGACGACATCCGGATAGAGACCAGCCCCTCGAAACCGGAGAGGAGCCGGCCCTCCGACTGGGTTCTGACCACCCGCGGGACCAACTCCAGCGGGAGCTTCTCGCGCGGCAACACCATCCCGGCCACCGCGGTGCCGCACGGCTTTAACTTCTGGGTACCGGTAACCAACGCAGGGTCGCTTAGCTGGCTCTACGAGTACCACAAGGACAACAACGAGGAGAACCTGCCCGAGCTGGAGGCGTTCGCCGTAAGCCACGAGCCGAGCCCGTGGATGGGGGACCGGCAGACCTTCCAGTTCATGCCCTCGGCGGCGGAGGGCGAGCCGCCGGTGGGGCGGCGGGAGCGGGCGCTGGCGTTCCGGCACGAGAACGAGGTCGCCAAGCCGCACTACTACGGCGTCAGGTTCGAGAACGGCATCCGGGCGGAGATCGCGCCGACCGACCACGCCGCCGTCCTGCGCTTTAGCTTCCCGGGCGAGAACGCCAGCCTCGTCTTCGACAACGTCGATGACCGGGCGGCGTTCACGGTGGACCGGGACGCCGGCGTGGTGATCGGCTGGTCCGACGTGCGCAGCGGGCTCTCCAACGGGGCCATCCGGATGTTCTTCTACGCCGAGTTCGACGACCCGATAACCGCGAGCGGCAGCAGTGCCCGGCAGACGGCGTGGGCCCGCTTTGAGGCGGGGAGCGACCGGAGCGTGACCATGCGGGCAGCGACCTCCCTCATCAGCGTCGAGCAGGCGAGAAAGAACTTGCGGCTGGAGATCTCGCCCGGCGACACCCTCGAGGAGGTGCGCGAGCGGGCGCAGCGGCTCTGGGACGAGAAGCTCGGGGTGATCGAGGTCAAGGGCGCCACCGAGGACCAGCTCACCACCCTCTACTCGGGGCTCTACCGGCTCTTTCTCTACCCCAACTCCGCCTTCGAGAACGTCGGCACGAGGGAGGACCCGGTCTACAAGCACGCCGTCCAGTCCTCGGCCGCAACGCAGATACCCCCCGGCACCACCCCGACGCACACCGGGGCGCCGGTGGTGGAAGGCAAGGTCTACGTCAACAACGGCTTCTGGGACACCTACAGGACGGTTTGGGCGGCCTACTCGCTGCTCTCCCCGCAAACGGCCGGGGAGCTGGTGGACGGCTTCGTCCAGCAGTACCGGGACGGCGGCTGGGTGTCCCGGTGGTCCTCCCCAGGATACGCCAACCTGATGACGGGTACCAGCTCGGACGTGGCCTTCGCCGACGCCTACGTGAAGGGCGTTCCGGGCATCGACGCCGAGGACACCTACGCAGCCGCCCTCAAGAACGCCACCGTCGCCCCGCCCGGTCCCGACCTGTACAACACCAACGTGGGGCGCAAGGGCCTGATCGAGTCGACCTTCCTGGGCTACACGCCGTCGCGGGTCTCGGAGGGCGTCTCCTGGGCCCTCGAGGGCTACATCAACGACTTCGGCATCGCCAACATGGCCCGCAAGATGTCCCGGGAGCCGGGGCTCACGGCCACGGAACGGCGGCGGCTGCGAGAGGAGGCCGAGTACTTCCTGGGCCGGGCGCAGAACTACGTCAACATGTTCGATCCCGCCATCGGCTTCTTCCAGGGCAGGGCCTCTGACGGAGCCTGGAAGTCCCCGCCCGAGGAGTACGACCCCCGGGTGTGGGGCCACAACCACGACTACACCGAGACCAACGGCTGGAACTTCGCCTTCCATGTGCCGCACGACGGGCAGGGGCTCGCCAACCTCTACGGCGGCAGGGAGGCCCTGGCCGCCAAGCTCGACGAGTTCTTCAGCACCCCGGAGACGGCCGGATTCCCGGGCTCCTACGGCGGGATCATCCACGAGATGCTCGAGGCTCGCGACGTGCGGATGGGCCAGTGGGGGGCGAGCAACCAGGTCTCCCACCACATCCCCTGGATGTACGACTACGCCGGCCAGCCGTGGAAGACGCAGAGGATCGTCCGCGAGGCCCTCTCCCGCCTCTTCGTGGGCAGCGAGATCGGGCAGGGCTACCCCGGCGACGAGGACAACGGGGAGATGTCCGCCTGGTACATCTTTGCTGCTCTCGGCTTCTACCCGCTGCAGATGGGCAGCGAATACTACGTGATCGGCTCGCCGCTCTTTGAGGAGACGACCGTGCACCTGCAGAACGGCGAGGAGATCGTCGTCCGGGCCCCGGACAACAGCCGGAGGAACGTCTATGTGCAGGGCCTCAAGGTGGACGGCCGCCGCTACGAGAAGACCTACATCTCCCACGAGCAGCTGGCCGACGGGGCCGTGCTGGAGTTCGACATGGGCCCGCGTCCCTCCCGCTGGGGAACCGGCAAGAACGCGGCACCGCCCTCGATCACGGAGGGCAGGGACATCCCGCAGCCACCGCGCGACGCGACCGGCGAAGACCGCGGCATGCCGACGGCGGGCGGCGGCGCGGACGCAGAGACCCTGTTCGATGACACCTCAACCACCCAGACCTCCTTCTCCGGGGAGGGGCGCTGGCTGCAGTACCGTTTCGACGGCGACAGGAAGTTGCGGGTCGGCTTCTACACGCTCACCTCTGGAGAAGCCGACGATGCACCCCGCGGCTGGGTTGTTAAGGGCTCCAACGACGGCCGCAGGTGGGTGGTGCTCGACGAGCGCTGGGGCGAGGAGTTCCGGTGGAGTCTACAAACCCGCCCGTTCAAGCTCGAGCGCCCGGGCAACTTCCGGCTCTACCGGATCGAGTTCGCCCAGGAAGGGAGCGGCGCACCGGTGGCGCTGGCCGAGGTGGAGCTGCTGACCGGCGGGGAACCGCCCCCTCGCTAG
- a CDS encoding LacI family DNA-binding transcriptional regulator, producing MSGAARREEEPGRPGGRVTLRDVAREAGVSIKTVSRVVNGEREVNPETAARVSEVLSRLRYRPNELARSLKGRRSRTIGLMIADISNPFYSGCAKAVEEVARERGYAVILCASAEDAQTEREYVDLLIQRRVEGLLLVPAADGHEYLRQEQTAGLAVVALDRPIAGLPTDAVIVQNRAGTRRAVQHLIEHGHRRIAFVGAGRELYTTRKRLEGYREALREAGLEELVRLEAPDAPSAAGRMRELLALNTPPTAVFAANNLITLGALQALEQAGARVPEDVALVGFDDFALAAVLRPRLTLVRQPADELGRRAARLLIDRLENKLPPTPRRTVLPTELIIRESCGCQPNP from the coding sequence ATGTCCGGAGCAGCACGCAGAGAAGAAGAGCCCGGCAGACCCGGCGGCCGGGTGACGCTGCGCGACGTGGCCCGGGAGGCCGGTGTCTCCATCAAGACGGTCTCCCGGGTCGTCAACGGCGAGCGGGAGGTGAACCCGGAGACGGCAGCCCGGGTCTCGGAGGTGCTCTCGCGGCTGCGGTACAGGCCCAACGAGCTGGCCCGCAGCCTGAAGGGCCGACGGTCGCGCACGATCGGGCTCATGATCGCGGACATCTCCAACCCCTTTTACTCGGGCTGCGCCAAGGCGGTGGAGGAGGTGGCCCGCGAGCGGGGATACGCGGTGATCCTGTGCGCATCGGCCGAGGACGCACAGACGGAGCGGGAGTACGTGGACTTGCTCATCCAGCGGCGAGTGGAGGGCCTGCTGCTCGTCCCTGCCGCCGACGGCCACGAGTACCTCCGGCAGGAGCAGACGGCAGGGCTCGCGGTGGTAGCCCTGGACCGCCCGATCGCCGGGCTCCCGACGGACGCGGTCATCGTCCAGAACCGGGCCGGGACGCGCAGGGCCGTCCAACACCTCATAGAGCACGGGCACCGGAGGATCGCCTTTGTCGGGGCCGGCAGGGAACTCTACACCACCCGCAAACGGCTGGAAGGGTACCGGGAGGCGCTGCGGGAGGCGGGCCTGGAGGAGCTGGTGCGCCTGGAGGCCCCGGACGCCCCCTCCGCCGCGGGCAGGATGAGGGAGCTGCTGGCGCTAAACACCCCCCCGACGGCCGTCTTCGCGGCGAACAACCTGATCACGCTCGGCGCCCTGCAGGCCCTGGAGCAGGCCGGAGCACGCGTCCCCGAGGACGTAGCCCTCGTCGGGTTCGACGACTTCGCTCTGGCGGCCGTGCTTCGCCCCCGGCTCACCCTCGTCCGCCAGCCGGCCGACGAGCTCGGCCGCCGCGCAGCCCGCCTGCTCATCGACCGCCTGGAGAACAAACTCCCCCCCACCCCCCGCAGAACCGTGCTGCCCACCGAGCTCATCATCCGCGAGTCCTGCGGTTGCCAGCCCAACCCTTGA
- a CDS encoding ATP-binding cassette domain-containing protein, translated as MNDGGREPTLSARGITKSFGAVQALKGVDFEVYPGEVVALIGDNGAGKSTLINVITGVFPPDSGEIIFEGRRVEFETPHDARDLGIETVYQDLAVAPQLNAVANIFLGRERRREGLLGRLGFLDEKRMQRQTEEQLRELRVRIPDLTKPLSTFSGGQRQGVAVARAVMWASKVVIMDEPTAALGVAQAGMVLDLVRRVRQTGIPVVFISHNMPQVFEVADRIVVLRLGEVAAELDPREATTDDAVAAMTGSLRGEGAA; from the coding sequence GTGAACGACGGAGGACGGGAGCCCACGCTGAGCGCCCGCGGGATAACCAAGTCCTTTGGGGCGGTACAGGCGCTGAAGGGCGTGGACTTTGAGGTGTATCCCGGGGAGGTTGTGGCGCTCATCGGGGACAACGGCGCGGGCAAGAGCACCCTCATCAACGTCATAACCGGGGTCTTCCCCCCTGACTCGGGGGAGATCATCTTCGAGGGGCGCAGGGTGGAGTTCGAGACGCCGCACGACGCGAGGGATCTGGGGATCGAGACCGTATACCAGGATCTCGCGGTGGCGCCGCAGCTGAACGCGGTGGCCAACATCTTTCTCGGCCGCGAGCGGCGGAGGGAGGGTCTTCTGGGGAGACTCGGGTTTCTGGACGAGAAGCGGATGCAGCGGCAGACGGAGGAGCAGCTTCGCGAGCTGCGGGTGCGCATCCCGGACCTCACCAAGCCCCTCAGCACCTTCTCCGGCGGGCAACGCCAGGGGGTGGCGGTGGCCCGGGCGGTGATGTGGGCCAGCAAGGTGGTCATCATGGACGAACCCACGGCGGCCCTCGGGGTGGCCCAGGCCGGCATGGTCCTCGACCTCGTGCGGCGGGTGCGCCAGACCGGGATACCGGTCGTGTTCATCAGCCACAACATGCCGCAGGTCTTCGAGGTCGCCGACCGGATAGTCGTCCTGCGGCTGGGAGAGGTAGCCGCCGAGCTAGATCCCAGAGAGGCCACCACCGACGACGCCGTGGCGGCGATGACCGGCTCGCTGCGCGGGGAGGGGGCGGCATGA